The genome window CGCTATGCAAGATGTTGTGTAGCGGTGTGCCAATTTCATCTGCCGTCGCCATGAGCGATTGATCGCTAGCATTGACCACAACGAGATCGCCCCGGACTACCAAGACCGAGAGTACGTTGCCGGCCTTAGCATAGTTGGGGAGTGACTTGAACCAGATTCTCGGATCGCCGTCCCCGCTGTTCGGTCGGTATAATGTCGCAACCGTTCGCGAAAGCTCTGCTGACCCAACGAACCAGGCGGTAGTTGTGATTTTCGAATCTGGCCCTTTCCCTTGACGTCCGTAGTCGTGGACAGCCTGATCCGAGAGGAACTCTCGCAAAGAATGCGGAGCATCGAGCACAGACTTCGAAAGTCCAGTATCCGTCGGAACTAGAATGCCGCAGGCCACCCCGCGTTCCTTGAAGAAGGCGATAACATCTTCTGGCGGCCGATCTGGGAGAGGGGGCATTAGCGCTTCCCGTGAAGGATGTCGCGAAGATGAACTCCGATCTGATACGCAAGCTGAACTGGCACTGCGTTGCCTATTTGTGTGTACTTAGGCAACTCTCTGTCAAAGACGCCCAGCCGCGGATTACCGGCGCGGCGAAGCCCACCGGTTGTCCGCTTCCCGGAAAACTGGTACCAATCAGGGAAGCCCTGTAGTCGAGCCCACTCTCTTACCGTCAGCGTTCTTGGTTGGGAAAAGTGAACGTAGTCATCCGGCAGCGAGGTGGCCGTGATAGTGGGCCCGACGCCCTCATCCCAATTCTCGGGCAACACGCGTTGCGCAAACTTCTTTGTTGCGAAACGAGCGGGAACACGGCCATCGCCCGCCAACATCGCCTCAAACTTCTCGACCACTTTCGCCGAATGGTTGCTGTATTGGTGCTCTTCTACTGCTGAGCCTTTCCGGCTAACAGGTCCACCATCACGAGGGGTTCGAAAACGCCGTTGGATGCCGGTCGCCGCATTGGGATAAGCCTCCGTGGCCCCACCGTTCTGGTAGTCCGGATCAACCAAGTCGCCGAGCAGTTCGCCCAGATGTGGGGGCTCGGCCTTGATCGAACTCGGCAAGAACCCGCGGTCCACGGCGTCATTCGATAACTCAGACTCGCTTCCTGGGAGATTACTGATGTCCCTCCTCAACCCGACAAGTATGAGACGCGGGCGATTCTGCGGCACGCCATAGTCCTTCGCGTAAATCAACTGCGCTGCGATCTGGTATGTCCCTAGGCTCTTGAAAGTTTGATAGACGTCTTCCCAGATTTGCCCAGGCCTACCGGACGGCGTCCACCTGCCATTTAGCAAGCCCCGGACATTTTCAAAGACGAATGCCTTTGGCTGCAGCCCTTGAATCGCAGTCGCCATGTCTTCGAAGAGTCGATTTGCTGGAAGGTCTTCCTTCGCGACCGAGTATGATCGCCGGTGCCCAATCCCAGAGAAACCTTGGCACGGTGGGCCACCGACCAGCAAATCGATCTCGCCCGCCTTAATCCCGAGTTCTGTGTCAAGCTTCGCCTGCAAGTCGTGCAGTGCTTTGGAGTGCTTCGTCAGTTTCCGGACATCATTAACCGACAGTCCATACTCCTCGATCCACGGCGCAATTTCCCTTCGATTGCGCATCCACGTTTCGAGGGCGTCAGGGTTCAGCTCATTGACGAAAACGGGCTGGAAGTCAGCCTGCTCAAGTCCCAGCGACATTCCGCCGCAGCCAGCAAATAGATCAATGAACGTGAGCTTGTCGGTCAGCATGGTGTCTTGAGCACTCCAAAATCAAGAACGAGCATAGATGGTCTCTGAAATGCGGCGCACTCGGAGATCGTCCAGATGGCCTCAGCTTCAGCAGCCCCGCCAATGGCTTGGCGCGAATGCTAGGAACCTGATCGCTGGCATTCGGATAGGTGGTGAGGCGTTCGGGTGAAAAAGTTAGCGGCAATCGCCCCGCTTCCCTAACAGGGTCACCTCCCCGCTAGCCCACGACTCGGGATCACAAGCGATAGAGCTTTGGCTGCCTGAGGAGATCAACACTTGGGGCGCTAGGATCGCTTGATGTACCCTGGAATCGCAGCGATTCCAGCCCTGACATTCGTCTCCTTTCCAATTGACAGATAGGGACAGCGGCGCCATGCGTCCTCTGACGCAAAGACCACGTAGCCATTCGGATCGAAGAGGGCGCCTGGGAACCTTTCCAAATTGTTGTACCAAACCCCGTCCTTATGATAGAGCGCGTGCTTCACAAGGACCTTCCATTGCCGCGCAAGCCCGACCCCGGTAACGCGCTTTCCCAATTGGCCTGACATAACACGAGCTCCGTTCAGTCAGGGCTGAGCTGCAGCCTTCCGTTCGATGGTAATTCCTTCACCGCCGCTTCAAGGAGCTCGGATTGTGGATTCCCATGCCCTAGCCAGTCGTACCCAAACACCGCCGCCTGCGCGCCAGCGAAATCCTCGGCCGAGGCGCCGGTAAACCCGGGCCCGGGGAGGCCGGACTCCTGTTGGACCACCAAGACCGTCAGCGGCGGCAATGAACGGAGGAGGCAGTATGACTGGATCGGTTCGAGTAGTTGGCCGAGCCCTGCTGTGGGCACGCCTATCAACTTCGCCAACTGTCCGTATGTAAGGCTCTGCCGACCTCTGGCTGCCCACGCTAAGACTGCCCAGATTTGGCTGGCACGCTCGGATCGGGTCACATTGACGCTCCCGGTTTCTTGACCCAATCCAAAGCTTGGAGCGCCTCGGCGAGCTCTGGATGCATCAGCCAACGCCAGTGCGGATTGTCTTCATCCGGTTCGACGAAAGAAGCGATCACGAAAGCTGCCTGAGCCCCAGCCTGAATTTCCCAATTCATCCGCTCCGCCAATCGCAGGCCGAACTGTCCGTCCTGCAGGTTGATCGTGTTGTAGTTGGGGTATCCCACTGCCGCCGCCAGGTCGGTGGCGGTGGCCGTGTGCGCGGGAAATTCGTAGTGCCGAAGGAGCAGTTTCTTGTGCTTCGGTGCAATCGCGTGTTTGAGCTCGTAGGGCGCTTTCCGGTATTGCTCTGCAGAAGGTAGGTCGTGCATCGAATCCTTACCTCAAGCCGTTCATAGGAAGAGTGTCGACCGCTTTGGCCTCGACGGCAGCAAGCGCGAGTTAGACGGCTGGCCTCGCACCAGGGATGGCTCCGAAATGGGCCCGCAACGCGTCCAGCAAATGCTGCTCTGCGAGAAGGACGTCAGTGCCCGCCCAAGTCGCGCCGCCTGGCTTCATCAGTCGCAAGTGCGAATGAATGTTGGACGCGCCGGATTGGAGCAAGGGATTGAGCTTCCGGCAAATGGAGCGCTCTTCGGTAGGGTTATCGGAGATGTGTTGCCAAATACAATCGTGGCCCTGTTGCTTCAGATAGTGCAGCGCCGTGCCGACCACGAAGTCGGTGTCAAGCCGCTTGCCCTTGTCGCTGGATACACAACTTCGCTGCGCTTCTTGAACACCGCGCTTAAGCGTACTAGGTGCACCAACCGTCTTAGCACGATTCCCGGCGCAACCAACATAGATCGTCACCTCACCATCAGCGTGCCGGTAAAACCAGCGATACACGCCTTTGGCCGGCTGCTCCGGAGCGTTGGGATTGTCAAACATGATTTGGGCCATGATCAACTCCGCGAACGACCGGTACCGGAAATGATTGCCGCCTAACGGCTCGGCGCTTCTGCCGCGGGGCGTGGCGTTGCCGCCGCAGTCCATAAGTGGAGAATACATCACGGTGGCCGAACCGGCTTGGCCTCGTCGGCGGCAAGCGCGTGTTAGGTCGCGATCCTACATCGAGCCAGCACGCTGAGTCTCCTGCCCTTCATCGCGGGCACGTGGCCAGCAGGTCAGGCAATCGCGCCACGAACAGTGACGCCCGCGCGTAGGCCGCAAATATCTCATCGGCCGTTTTCTCGAGGACGAAGGTGCCGAATCCTTGATGAACCAATCGATTGCGCTCGTCGCCCAGCTGCAAAAAACTCGCAATGGCGTCCTTAAGGGCAGCGTCAGCCCCAATCGCTGCGTTCGCGTGCCGTTTGAATTCATCGCCGAATAGCCCGAAAAATTGGTTTGCGTTGGCGGCATCCCACTTGAACAGTGTATGGTACTGCCTCGCAAGCGCTTTGCTGCGCACGAAGGCTACGAGTGGCGACGAGCCTCCAGCCTCGGTTTCGGCGAAGGCGGTGATCACCGAGGTGATCGCAAGCTCAAACTCACTAGCCGCAGCGAGCAATAGCGATTTTCGAAAGACATCATTTGCGGTGATCGCCAGAGACGGTTCGACGCTCGCATCGATCACACTAGTTAGCGCAAGAAAGTCGTCGTGCAATTGAGCGACGATGCTCGTGCTCATGAATACACCTATGCGAGCAGAATTGTTGCACGTGCAAGACGCTTGTCAACGTTCGTCTTGTCCGCACTTGCCTTCTCTGATGACTCAATGAAGGCGGGGTCGGCGTCCAATTGACGCAGTTTAGTCGCTGACACTAGCCCGACTTCCGGGAGGCCGCCGGAGTAAGCCGTGGCCATGATTGCCGAGAACGTCGCCTCAAAGAGCGCAATGCTAAAGCGCCGCGTACGCGTGCTCACAAACGCGTCGGCCGGAAGGTCCTTGCAAGCCTCCAGAAACGCATCGAACAGAGCGTTCAGTGAGTCGATTTTTGCCAGATCGAAGACTTTCGCCTTCTTTGAGAAATTATTGAGAAAACGCGCCATCGATGGCTTGTAGTTCCGCCACTCAAGCAACATCGCGAACCCCCGAAGTAGCACTTCCACATCCTTCATGTGAAGATCAGGCTCCGGAAGGCTCACGACGCGGCGCCAGCGCGGATCCAGATTGATTCGATAGAGCAAGTCATAGAATGCGGAATGGTAGAGACTTGTGCGGATCTCCTGAGGACGCAAGTTGATCCCACCTGTATTGAGGCGATTGAAGATCTCGTAAACAGACGAGTCATCATCACTGGGCTTCGTCTGTTTCACAACTATGTTGCGAACTGGGCGCAGGTTGAACTGGGGTTGATACTCCTCTAACGTCTGATAGTTCAGATTCCGGAATTTGTTTGTGCGACCTGGGAGCGAATGCGGAAGGCTGAGCTTGAATGGAGTAAAATACTCATCATCGTGCAAAACGGACTCGGGAATCTGTCCACGCTCAGCGAAAATTGTCCGAAGCTCTGAACGCTTCTCTTTGCGCGGAAAGCGCCCCTTCATGAAGTAGTAGATAGACATCATGCGCTGTTGCCCATCAATGACGAGAAAGCGATTCCGGGCCTCCTCATACAGGAAGATCTGAGGAACCGGCAATCCAAGGATGAGCGATTCGATGAGCTTCGAAGCGCGTTTGATGTCCCACACATAGTTTCGCTGGAAACCAGGAATGACAACGGCCCCGGATTCAATGAAACTATTGATCGTGAGTACGTTGAAGTCATTGGGCGTTGACGTAAGTTCGTACTCGTCAATATCGAATTCGTCATCACCTTCTTGGGCCGCGTAATCGTCGTACCATTCCTTCACTGAACTCGGCATCTCGTGACTCACTTCTAGAGGATTGTGCCGTTATTAGGACCTAACTAGCAATTGTGCTGCAGAGCCGTCCACGACAACCCTCCCGGTCCCGCTCAGCAACACGTTGGACGGAGAGTCTCGGCAATGACCGGCGAGTACTCCGGGTACTTTCAGGGCCTTACTACTGCGACAGGGACCGGCTTCACGCTCGCCCCTGCTTCGAAGCCCGAATGCTCGGAAGCGCGCAGGAGCCGCACGAGCTCGTCCACCCGCTCTCGCGTGATCTCGGACAGCATTTAAGTGCTAGCCTCTGTCCCAAAGGGTGCGGGGGCCGTCCTCAGCCTGGGAAGCTCGGGGACGGGTGTGACAGTCGGGCGGTGGTGCGTGACTATGTAAGGGTCGCGCCTGCCTCTCCTTCCTGCAAGCCCCTTCTCCCTCCTCCCTTCTCCTGCTAACCTCCCCGCACGGTTCGCTTCCGTCTTGGCGACCCGGGCATCTCGAATGGTGGCACGCTCGCCACCTGCCAACCGACCGCTCGCCCGAGCGTCACGGTGGCTCCCCGACTCCGGGGGATGCGCGCACGAGACGGCTCGACCGCGACAGGATCGTCCCAATGCATCTCGACAACATCCTCTTCCTCGACTGGTTCGCCTCGCTCGCCGGCATCTATTACGACCAAGACGCCGACACGTACTACCGCCTGCAGCTCCGCCGCGGCGCCGTCCTGCGGGTGACCCGCTCCATTGGGCAACAGCCCGCGCCACTCTCGGTGGTCGACGTGCTCCAGCGCTGCGAGCGCTACTCGCCGCTCTCCATCGCGCACACCCGCGCCGCAGCCACCCTCAGCCACATCGGCCGCCGAGCGGGGAGTACCAGGCTCCTGCTCGAAACAACGCTGCATCGCCGGCGGCTCTACCCCTGCTGGCTCGGCTGGATCGCGGCGCGTTCGACGGGAGAGTACAACCCGCGCGACTGCGATCGCTACATCGTCCGCTTCGCCTCCTCGGCGACGTTCGATGACCTCGTGGTGCTGGCCGCGGCGATCCCCTGGATCGGACCGTGGCTGATGTACTCGCTCTTCAAGACCGACGCGGGCCGAGCGGCGCAGCTGTTCGAGGAATGGCTCGCCGCGGGAGAACATGGGCGGTTTCGGGAT of Gemmatimonadota bacterium contains these proteins:
- a CDS encoding DNA cytosine methyltransferase, whose product is MLTDKLTFIDLFAGCGGMSLGLEQADFQPVFVNELNPDALETWMRNRREIAPWIEEYGLSVNDVRKLTKHSKALHDLQAKLDTELGIKAGEIDLLVGGPPCQGFSGIGHRRSYSVAKEDLPANRLFEDMATAIQGLQPKAFVFENVRGLLNGRWTPSGRPGQIWEDVYQTFKSLGTYQIAAQLIYAKDYGVPQNRPRLILVGLRRDISNLPGSESELSNDAVDRGFLPSSIKAEPPHLGELLGDLVDPDYQNGGATEAYPNAATGIQRRFRTPRDGGPVSRKGSAVEEHQYSNHSAKVVEKFEAMLAGDGRVPARFATKKFAQRVLPENWDEGVGPTITATSLPDDYVHFSQPRTLTVREWARLQGFPDWYQFSGKRTTGGLRRAGNPRLGVFDRELPKYTQIGNAVPVQLAYQIGVHLRDILHGKR
- a CDS encoding HEPN domain-containing protein, which codes for MSTSIVAQLHDDFLALTSVIDASVEPSLAITANDVFRKSLLLAAASEFELAITSVITAFAETEAGGSSPLVAFVRSKALARQYHTLFKWDAANANQFFGLFGDEFKRHANAAIGADAALKDAIASFLQLGDERNRLVHQGFGTFVLEKTADEIFAAYARASLFVARLPDLLATCPR
- a CDS encoding DUF262 domain-containing protein, producing the protein MSHEMPSSVKEWYDDYAAQEGDDEFDIDEYELTSTPNDFNVLTINSFIESGAVVIPGFQRNYVWDIKRASKLIESLILGLPVPQIFLYEEARNRFLVIDGQQRMMSIYYFMKGRFPRKEKRSELRTIFAERGQIPESVLHDDEYFTPFKLSLPHSLPGRTNKFRNLNYQTLEEYQPQFNLRPVRNIVVKQTKPSDDDSSVYEIFNRLNTGGINLRPQEIRTSLYHSAFYDLLYRINLDPRWRRVVSLPEPDLHMKDVEVLLRGFAMLLEWRNYKPSMARFLNNFSKKAKVFDLAKIDSLNALFDAFLEACKDLPADAFVSTRTRRFSIALFEATFSAIMATAYSGGLPEVGLVSATKLRQLDADPAFIESSEKASADKTNVDKRLARATILLA